The following are encoded in a window of Thermodesulfobacteriota bacterium genomic DNA:
- a CDS encoding DUF4143 domain-containing protein — protein sequence MAATTVRRYLDALCAGLVLRQLLPWHENLGKRQIKAPKIYVADPGLLHTLLNLPARHEITGHPKVGASWEGFALEEVVTRLGARPEECFFWGSHGGAELDLLVIRGSVRLGFEFKYTAEPRTTRSMHTALVDLALDRLDVVHAGLHTFPLTDRIRAISLHRLLVDLAPL from the coding sequence GTGGCTGCGACCACTGTTCGACGCTACCTGGATGCTCTGTGTGCCGGGCTGGTGCTCCGGCAGCTCCTGCCCTGGCATGAGAATCTCGGCAAACGCCAGATCAAGGCTCCCAAAATCTACGTGGCTGATCCGGGCCTGCTGCACACCCTGCTCAATCTGCCAGCCAGGCACGAGATCACTGGCCACCCCAAAGTGGGCGCTTCCTGGGAAGGCTTCGCCTTGGAGGAGGTTGTCACCCGTCTCGGCGCCCGGCCCGAAGAATGCTTCTTCTGGGGGAGTCACGGCGGGGCGGAGCTCGATCTTCTGGTCATCCGCGGCAGCGTACGGCTGGGCTTTGAATTCAAGTACACGGCTGAGCCCCGCACCACTCGCTCCATGCACACCGCCCTTGTGGACTTGGCGCTGGACCGCCTGGATGTCGTCCACGCTGGTCTTCATACCTTCCCCCTGACCGATCGGATACGCGCCATCTCCCTGCACCGGCTCCTGGTCGATCTGGCTCCCCTCTAG